One genomic window of Pseudomonas aeruginosa includes the following:
- a CDS encoding mechanosensitive ion channel family protein, whose amino-acid sequence MDSTSLLDQLSGYWSALDQHPILHAGLAFGLLLVGALILGRVARYIVLYAANLLARQPALHWLGDLIRNKVFQRLAQTTPSLLVQFGLPWIPEMPDKAAHFLGNLALAFTVLFLILALTALLNALLDIYARTEHARTRSIKGYVQLAKIAVFVFGAIIIVSIIIDRSPLLLLSGLGAMSAVLLLVYKDTLMSFVASVQLTSNDMLRVGDWIEMPQVGADGDVVDITLYTVKVQNFDKTIVSVPTWRLMSESFKNWRGMQQSGGRRIKRAIYVDSSQVRFLDEKEERRLSQVRLLTEYMARKQTELQEWNAANGGVAPLAANRRRLTNIGTFRAYALAYLQNHPDIHPHMTCMVRQLQPTAQGIPLEIYCFTRTTAWVDYERIQGDVFDYLLAVMPEFGLGAYQQPSGQDLRQGLQGMLEGRDAEARSFEALAAPSRSDEATV is encoded by the coding sequence ATGGACTCCACATCCCTTCTCGACCAGCTCTCCGGGTACTGGTCGGCGCTCGACCAACACCCTATCCTGCACGCCGGCCTGGCCTTCGGCCTGCTGCTGGTGGGCGCCCTGATCCTCGGCCGGGTGGCCCGCTACATCGTCCTCTACGCCGCCAACCTGCTCGCCCGCCAGCCCGCGCTGCACTGGCTCGGCGACCTGATCCGCAACAAGGTGTTCCAGCGCCTGGCGCAGACCACGCCCTCGCTGCTGGTGCAATTCGGCCTGCCATGGATCCCGGAGATGCCGGACAAGGCCGCGCACTTCCTCGGCAACCTGGCACTGGCCTTCACCGTGCTGTTCCTGATCCTCGCCCTCACAGCGCTGCTGAATGCCCTGCTGGACATCTACGCGCGTACCGAGCACGCCCGCACCCGCTCGATCAAGGGCTACGTGCAACTGGCGAAGATCGCCGTGTTCGTGTTCGGCGCGATCATCATCGTCTCGATCATCATCGACCGCTCGCCGCTCCTGCTGCTGTCCGGCCTCGGCGCGATGTCGGCGGTCCTCCTGCTGGTCTACAAGGACACCCTGATGTCCTTCGTCGCCAGCGTGCAGCTCACCAGCAACGACATGCTGCGAGTCGGCGACTGGATCGAGATGCCGCAGGTCGGCGCCGACGGCGACGTGGTGGACATCACCCTGTACACCGTGAAGGTGCAGAACTTCGACAAGACCATCGTCTCGGTGCCGACCTGGCGCCTGATGTCGGAGTCGTTCAAGAACTGGCGCGGCATGCAGCAGTCCGGCGGACGGCGGATCAAGCGGGCGATCTACGTCGACTCCAGCCAGGTGCGTTTCCTCGACGAGAAGGAAGAGCGGCGCCTGAGCCAGGTGCGCCTGCTCACCGAATACATGGCCCGCAAGCAGACCGAGTTGCAGGAGTGGAATGCCGCCAACGGCGGGGTCGCCCCGCTGGCCGCCAACCGCCGCCGGCTGACCAACATCGGTACGTTCCGCGCCTACGCCCTCGCCTACCTGCAGAACCATCCGGACATCCATCCGCACATGACCTGCATGGTCCGCCAGTTGCAGCCGACCGCCCAGGGCATCCCGCTGGAGATATACTGCTTCACCCGCACCACCGCCTGGGTCGACTACGAGCGCATCCAGGGCGACGTGTTCGACTACCTGCTGGCGGTGATGCCGGAGTTCGGCCTCGGCGCCTACCAGCAGCCCAGCGGCCAGGACCTGCGCCAGGGGCTGCAGGGCATGCTCGAAGGGCGTGACGCCGAGGC